TTATAAAATGGTACAACGTCAAAAAATGGCCCAAAAACCAGTAGAATTGGGGCTGTCTCACTCTAGCCCTCAGAACAGTGAGCAAGGGCGCTCTAGGACGAACATTCGAACGAGCCATTGGTCAACTTCACCACACTTCACTATCTCTCTTTTCTAGCTGCTTAGCAGTaccaatttgatcaaaattcTTCGCGCGAACGCTACAAAGCACACACAGAGAAGGCCACAACCACACAGGACAGTTAAATCGCCTAATCACTCTTAAATCGACTATTGAAGGgttcaaaaattggtcaaagtAGCTCTTAAAGCttaaatttgaagaaatctttaTAGTGAACGGCCGTGTTTGGTGACGGCTTAAAGCGGAAACACAAAAACAAGCTAAGATCTCTTTATTTGTTTATACTCTTGAAGGATGATATTCGGTCTTGAAACAGTTGTATAGCAAGACTAGCTGTTGATTGAGGGCTAACAAGGGCTGGTAGGATGAGAGAGATTGTATGTTTGGACTTTATGGCATTTTTTTTAGAGCTGAAACGAGTTACTAACTGTGGTTTTAGATTCACATATCGACGGGTCAATGTGGTAACCAGATCGGAGCTGCGTTTTGGGAAACGATCTGTGGGGAACATGGATTAGACTTCAACGGGAATTACCATGGTGTAGATGATCTTCAGAAGGCGCGTTTGGGTGTTTATTTCAATGAGGCTTCTTCTGGGAAGTGGGTTCCACGTTCAGTGAATGTGGATTTGGAACCGGGCACTATTGATGCAGTAAGAAACTCTAATATTGGAAATCTGTTTAGACCGGATAACTATATCTTTGGACAGTCTTCTGCAGGGAATGTGTGGGCCAAAGGTCATTATACTGAAGGTGCAGAGTTGGTTGATTCTGTGATGGATGTTATCAGACGCGAAGCTGAAGGTTGTGATTCTTTGCAAGGTTTCCAGATTACTCACTCTCTTGGTGGTGGTACTGGTTCTGGTATGGGTACTTTGTTGATCTCCAAGATCAGAGAAGAGTTCCCAGATCGTATGATGGCTACTTTCTCGGTGGTTCCTTCACCAAAGACTTCTGACACTGTTGTGGAACCTTATAATGCGACTCTGTCTGTGCATCAGCTGGTTGAACATTCGGATGAAACTTTTTGTATCGATAACGAAGCGTTGTACGATATTTGTCagagaactttgaaattgagtCAACCTAGTTATAGcgatttgaacaatttggtGTCCAGTGTCATGTCTGGTGTTACGACATCGTTGCGTTATCctggtcaattgaactCTGATCTGAGGAAGCTTGCTGTTAATTTGGTTCCTTTCCCAAGATTACATTTCTTTATGGTTGGTTATGCACCTTTGACTGCGATCGGTTCACAATCTTTCCGTTCGTTAACCGTTCCAGAATTGACTCAACAGATGTTTGACGCCAAGAATATGATGGCTGCCTCCGATCCAAGAAACGGTAGATATTTGACTGTTGCTGCTTTCTTTAGAGGTAAAGTCTCTGTGAAGGAAGTCGAAGATGAAATGCACAAGGTTCAGACAAGAAACTCTTCGTATTTTGTAGAATGGATTCCAAATAATGTGCAAACAGCACTATGTTCTGTGCCACCAAAGGGTCTAGACATGTCTGCCACGTTTATCGGTAACTCTACATCGATCCAAGAGCTATTCAAGAGGGTTGGTGATCAATTTAGCGCCATGTTCAAAAGAAAAGCCTTCTTGCATTGGTACACGAGTGAAGGTATGGACGAAATGGAGTTTTCTGAAGCAGAGTCTAACATGAACGACTTGGTTAGCGAATATCAACAATACCAAGAAGCAACGGTCGAAGATGACGAAAACATCGATTACGCTACCGAGGACCAACCAATCGCtgagaattttgaataGTGCTCACACTGAATTACCTACTGGCTTATATACAATTAAATGATACCTCCAAACCACCTATTATCGACATATATCGACTATTTTATGTGTGTAGAAACCCAATCCACAAGGGACTTACAATGCACTAATGCATGAAGGGTCCAGGGTCCATCACGGTGAGTCCATCATTTTTTCAGTAAAAGACCTGCCAGTACTTGAGTATGATGTTTCAtaagaacaaagaagaatacttATGCATGTCCTGAGCTATCTGCGGAATCTATTCGTGCAGCCAGTACAGGGCGTTCCAACAATCCTGTCTCCATTGCTATCTGTGAACTATCTATTCAGCAAACCGAATGGCTTAGTTGATATGAGGAACGAAAACTCTGAGAAACTATCCAGTTTTATACTCTCTTTGATGTCCAGCATCTGTTGCGCGCTCGGCAGTATGTAATCAACACCTAGGTGGGAAAAGATGAGTTGGCATAAAACATACTGGCCTCTGTTGCGAGTTGTACatgaaattttcacttAGTTCAAGCTCGAATAAGACATCATATTTGGAGCTCACATTTCAGGTGCCAATAGTATCTCCAATTTCCTTTATCCGCTTGGTTACACGCTTGGTTACACGCTTGGTTACACGCTTGCTCACGTAGACATTATCTTTCACAT
The window above is part of the Torulaspora delbrueckii CBS 1146 chromosome 3, complete genome genome. Proteins encoded here:
- the TUB2 gene encoding beta-tubulin (similar to Saccharomyces cerevisiae TUB2 (YFL037W); ancestral locus Anc_8.27) codes for the protein MREIIHISTGQCGNQIGAAFWETICGEHGLDFNGNYHGVDDLQKARLGVYFNEASSGKWVPRSVNVDLEPGTIDAVRNSNIGNLFRPDNYIFGQSSAGNVWAKGHYTEGAELVDSVMDVIRREAEGCDSLQGFQITHSLGGGTGSGMGTLLISKIREEFPDRMMATFSVVPSPKTSDTVVEPYNATLSVHQLVEHSDETFCIDNEALYDICQRTLKLSQPSYSDLNNLVSSVMSGVTTSLRYPGQLNSDLRKLAVNLVPFPRLHFFMVGYAPLTAIGSQSFRSLTVPELTQQMFDAKNMMAASDPRNGRYLTVAAFFRGKVSVKEVEDEMHKVQTRNSSYFVEWIPNNVQTALCSVPPKGLDMSATFIGNSTSIQELFKRVGDQFSAMFKRKAFLHWYTSEGMDEMEFSEAESNMNDLVSEYQQYQEATVEDDENIDYATEDQPIAENFE